A part of Candidatus Binatia bacterium genomic DNA contains:
- the rplD gene encoding 50S ribosomal protein L4: protein MATARKFGNDGKDLGTVELPAALFDGDVNEHLIWEAVHIYLLNQRQGNAASKNKAAVSGGGRKPWKQKGTGRARAGSNTSPLWPGGGVAFGPQPREFSARMNQKARRNALIGALTVRAREGGVIVVAPPALKEPKTKPVADYLKAIGLTGKKVLWVTDRTGDAMLKSARNLARVDTVESASLHPYSLMKCETLVLTEDGLKSLTERLHEHAEARSGAKAKEPR, encoded by the coding sequence ATGGCGACCGCCCGCAAGTTCGGAAACGACGGCAAGGACCTCGGCACGGTCGAGCTCCCCGCCGCCCTCTTCGACGGCGACGTGAACGAGCATCTGATCTGGGAGGCGGTGCACATCTACCTCCTGAATCAGCGGCAGGGGAACGCGGCCTCCAAGAACAAGGCCGCGGTCAGCGGCGGCGGCCGGAAGCCGTGGAAGCAGAAGGGGACGGGACGCGCCCGCGCGGGCTCGAACACCTCCCCGCTCTGGCCCGGCGGCGGTGTCGCGTTCGGCCCGCAGCCGCGCGAGTTCTCGGCGCGCATGAACCAGAAGGCCCGCCGGAACGCCCTGATCGGCGCCCTCACGGTCCGCGCGCGCGAAGGCGGCGTGATCGTGGTGGCCCCGCCGGCGCTCAAGGAACCGAAGACGAAGCCGGTGGCCGACTACCTGAAGGCGATCGGCCTCACCGGCAAGAAGGTGCTCTGGGTGACCGACCGGACCGGCGACGCCATGCTCAAGTCCGCGCGGAACCTGGCGCGGGTGGACACGGTGGAGAGCGCCTCGCTCCATCCCTACTCGCTCATGAAGTGCGAGACGCTGGTGCTCACGGAAGACGGGCTGAAGAGCCTGACCGAGCGCCTCCACGAACATGCCGAAGCGCGTTCCG